A genomic window from Triticum urartu cultivar G1812 chromosome 7, Tu2.1, whole genome shotgun sequence includes:
- the LOC125521570 gene encoding uncharacterized protein LOC125521570 has translation MRDAPSSWPAAARAATRARGKAVAQFVQTRHRSSGKVLGEEETAAENVYIKSSAVLGGVAPPVHSSGCSEPCCQSSSSTGPSTPTRWVHLQPILQRCYRTQGWSLRLLAEASRSSGLVLVISARIDGLASSYVYGSGAAVLLHL, from the exons ATGCGCGACGCCCCGTCGAGctggccggcggcggcgagggcggcaACACGGGCCCGGGGCAAGGCGGTGGCGCAGTTCGTGCAGACCAGGCACCGCTCCTCCGGCAAGGTGCTCGGCGAGGAGGAGACGGCCGCCGAGAACGTCTACATCAAG TCAAGTGCTGTTCTTGGTGGAGTTGCGCCTCCGGTGCACTCTTCGGGCTGCTCGGAGCCATGCTGTCAGAGCTCTTCATCAACTGGGCCATCTACACCAACAAGGTGGGTGCATCTCCAACCAATTCTGCAGCG GTGCTACCGGACGCAAGGGTGGAGCCTGCGCCTCCTTGCTGAAGCTTCTCGCTCTAGCGGTCTGGTGCTAGTGATCTCAGCCCGTATAGATGGATTGGCCAGCAGCTATGTATACGGCAGCGGCGCTGCTGTACTACTACACCTATGA